Proteins from one Panicum virgatum strain AP13 chromosome 7K, P.virgatum_v5, whole genome shotgun sequence genomic window:
- the LOC120640743 gene encoding pentatricopeptide repeat-containing protein At4g30825, chloroplastic-like: MWMAALRIRTPSGPGEHRRRNPSSSLAQLGPDLIGFSSSLLPVGVGYVGDHRRVSSTVVTCRGFFVDNVRRKSHSRASLKNGLVCSLDGDGSRESTLCVSVPSETLSCSEVPSVLGRKIAQGIDGNPRASAETKKEGKLWQRFRGGKKLGRRRAPKHGLGKDRHGRKSVGRDDDINAVLSCISQDSSIEECNSALIHLEKHSDEEALNFFDWMKANGKLKGNADAYHLALQAIAWKEDWKTAELLLHEMVADSDCALDARAFNGLIYVCAKRRLADWGTKWFRMMLDRQVQPNVSTIGMLMGLYQKTGNLSEAEFTFAEMRNCNIKCVNAYSAMVTLYTRLGLFAKSEDAIVLMNSDGVVPNMENWLVRLNVYCQQGKMEEAESVLHFMVDKGFTLNVVAYNTLITGYGKSTDIQKAKKVFDSLGNAGLAPDETTYRSMVEGLGRADRYEEAISYYRKLKSAGFRPNASNFYTMISLLARHDDSEGAAEILEDMRAAGCQCSSIVTVLVRAYGTVGRMHKVLSILKSCFFKKILFDATSCSILVTAFVQNSLLEEALLILREKKWKDSAFEENLYHILICSCKEAGNYNDAVRIYSQMPKSGTHPNLRISCTMIDVFSMMERFADAETIYLELKALSTVLDMIAYSVIVRMYIKAERLEDACSILAEIEKQKEIVPDKYLFLDMLRTYQKCGLLEKLADTYYWILKSQVECDEAMYNCIINCCGQAIPVDELSRIFDEMIQQGHLTTTVTLNVLLNIYGKAGLFTRAEKVFLMARKQGLVDIITYNTIIAAYAKSGNFRSMNYFIQRMQDAGFPVSLEAYNCMLDAYGKTGQLEEFASVLQKMKRAKCKFDHYTYNIMINIYGRRGWIEDVANVLAELKSRGVEPDLYSYNTLIKAYGIARMPEEAVKLMQEMRIQGINPDRVTYTNLIAALQRNENFLEAVKWSLWMKQTGVVGRGTRA, from the coding sequence ATGTGGATGGCTGCCTTGAGGATCCGCACGCCATCCGGTCCTGGGGAACACAGAAGGCGCAATCCTTCCAGCAGCCTGGCACAGCTGGGTCCGGATTTGATTGGGTTTAGTTCTTCACTGTTGCCAGTTGGTGTTGGTTATGTTGGGGACCACAGGCGCGTAAGCAGCACTGTTGTCACGTGCCGTGGGTTCTTTGTTGACAATGTAAGGAGGAAGAGCCATTCAAGGGCAAGCTTGAAGAATGGTTTGGTCTGCTCTTTAGATGGTGATGGTAGCAGGGAGTCTACTTTGTGTGTATCTGTTCCATCTGAAACTTTAAGTTGCAGCGAAGTGCCGTCAGTTTTGGGTCGAAAAATTGCACAGGGCATAGATGGTAACCCAAGGGCCTCTGCAGAAACAAAGAAAGAGGGGAAGTTATGGCAGAGATTCCGGGGTGGTAAGAAGTTGGGAAGGCGTAGAGCTCCCAAGCATGGCCTGGGAAAGGACAGGCATGGTCGCAAATCTGTAGGGAGAGATGATGATATCAATGCGGTTTTGTCCTGTATCAGCCAGGATTCCAGCATTGAGGAGTGCAATTCTGCTCTAATCCATCTTGAGAAGCACAGTGATGAGGAGGCTCTTAATTTCTTTGATTGGATGAAGGCTAATGGGAAGCTAAAGGGGAATGCTGATGCATATCACCTAGCTCTCCAAGCGATTGCCTGGAAGGAGGATTGGAAGACGGCCGAACTATTGCTTCATGAAATGGTTGCTGATTCGGACTGCGCATTGGATGCTCGAGCATTTAATGGGCTGATATATGTTTGTGCTAAAAGGAGGCTTGCTGATTGGGGAACAAAGTGGTTTCGCATGATGCTTGATAGACAAGTGCAGCCGAATGTGTCTACTATTGGTATGCTTATGGGTCTTTACCAGAAGACTGGGAACCTATCAGAAGCTGAATTCACTTTTGCAGAAATGAGGAATTGCAACATTAAGTGTGTTAATGCTTACTCAGCTATGGTTACTTTGTATACACGTTTAGGCCTTTTTGCCAAGTCTGAGGATGCTATTGTTCTAATGAACAGTGATGGAGTAGTTCCAAACATGGAAAATTGGTTGGTGAGGTTGAATGTGTACTGCCAACAGGGTAAAATGGAGGAGGCTGAATCGGTATTGCACTTCATGGTGGACAAAGGATTCACCCTGAATGTTGTAGCATACAATACTTTAATTACAGGATATGGAAAAAGTACCGATATACAGAAGGCAAAGAAAGTGTTTGACAGCCTTGGTAATGCAGGTTTAGCTCCTGATGAGACCACCTATAGATCAATGGTAGAAGGTTTAGGTAGAGCAGACAGATATGAAGAGGCAATTTCGTACTATAGGAAGCTCAAAAGTGCTGGCTTCCGACCAAATGCATCCAACTTTTACACTATGATCAGTCTACTAGCAAGACATGATGACAGTGAAGGTGCAGCTGAAATTCTGGAGGACATGAGGGCAGCTGGCTGTCAGTGTTCATCAATTGTTACTGTTCTTGTTCGGGCATATGGAACAGTAGGAAGAATGCATAAGGTTCTTTCAATTTTGAAATCTTGTttcttcaagaaaattttgtttGATGCCACCTCGTGCTCTATTTTAGTAACAGCATTTGTACAAAATTCTTTACTAGAGGAAGCTTTATTAATTCTGCGTGAAAAGAAGTGGAAAGATTCTGCTTTCGAGGAGAACTTATATCATATATTGATATGTTCTTGCAAAGAGGCTGGTAATTACAATGATGCTGTTAGGATATACAGTCAAATGCCTAAGTCTGGAACACATCCAAATCTCCGTATTTCTTGCACTATGATTGATGTTTTCAGCATGATGGAGAGATTTGCTGATGCTGAAACTATTTACCTTGAACTGAAAGCTTTGTCTACTGTCCTTGACATGATTGCTTACAGTGTAATTGTGAGGATGTATATTAAAGCAGAGCGACTAGAGGATGCCTGTTCAATTTTGGCAGAAAtagagaaacaaaaagaaatagTTCCTGATAAATACCTCTTTCTTGACATGCTTCGGACTTACCAAAAATGTGGTCTGCTTGAGAAGTTGGCTGATACATATTACTGGATACTTAAGAGTCAAGTTGAATGTGATGAAGCCATGTATAACTGCATTATTAACTGCTGTGGGCAGGCTATTCCTGTTGATGAGCTGTCAAGAATTTTTGATGAAATGATTCAACAGGGACACTTAACCACCACTGTTACCCTCAATGTATTGCTAAATATATATGGAAAAGCTGGGCTTTTTACTAGGGCTGAGAAGGTCTTTCTCATGGCTCGCAAGCAGGGACTGGTGGATATCATAACATACAATACCATTATTGCTGCATATGCGAAAAGTGGAAATTTTCGTAGTATGAATTATTTCATCCAAAGGATGCAGGATGCAGGGTTTCCTGTTTCTCTTGAGGCGTACAATTGCATGCTGGATGCTTATGGAAAGACAGGGCAACTGGAAGAGTTTGCTTCTGTTTTGCAGAAAATGAAGAGGGCAAAGTGCAAGTTTGATCACTACACGTATAATATAATGATCAATATTTATGGGAGAAGGGGTTGGATAGAGGATGTTGCAAATGTTCTTGCAGAGCTAAAGAGCCGAGGTGTTGAACCAGATTTGTACAGTTACAATACCTTGATAAAAGCATATGGGATAGCAAGAATGCCTGAAGAGGCTGTCAAACTGATGCAAGAGATGAGGATTCAAGGTATCAACCCTGATAGGGTGACATATACTAACCTCATTGCTGCCCTACAAAGGAATGAAAATTTCCTGGAAGCTGTTAAATGGTCTCTCTGGATGAAGCAAACAGGAGTTGTAGGGCGTGGAACTCGAGCATAA